The Micromonospora sediminicola genome contains a region encoding:
- a CDS encoding WapI family immunity protein yields MITGVTEPPELVIGLPNDDHLTVRVMGRMHPGSTDYWDGNWLISPISAHVGGFSAQLAAGLRVDELQTFRHGLELINQQLRGEAVLTSLEQWISLTVTCRPNGSLSVTGELADNPGIGNRLTFAITGLDQTNIPAMLTALSALESAYPLLGQP; encoded by the coding sequence ATGATCACCGGCGTGACCGAACCCCCCGAACTGGTCATCGGACTCCCCAACGACGACCATCTAACGGTCCGCGTCATGGGAAGAATGCACCCCGGCAGCACCGACTACTGGGACGGCAACTGGCTGATCAGCCCGATCTCGGCCCACGTGGGCGGCTTCTCAGCACAGCTCGCCGCCGGGCTACGTGTCGATGAACTACAGACCTTCCGACACGGGCTAGAGCTGATCAACCAACAACTACGCGGCGAAGCAGTGCTCACCTCACTTGAACAATGGATCTCACTGACCGTGACCTGCCGCCCGAACGGCTCGCTGTCCGTCACCGGAGAGCTTGCCGACAATCCCGGCATCGGGAACCGCCTGACGTTCGCCATCACCGGCCTCGACCAGACCAACATCCCAGCGATGCTCACAGCCCTGTCGGCACTCGAAAGTGCCTACCCACTCCTCGGGCAGCCCTGA
- a CDS encoding IS110 family transposase, with amino-acid sequence MSEDQHVTVGVDTHKDVHVAAVLDQTGRMLANSSFPTTTRGYAQLAAWAESFGTVAKVGLEGSGSYGAGLLRFLTDYGLTVIEVDRPDRSTRRRVGKTDTIDAESAARAVISGRASGTPKTRHAQVEMIRALRVARRGAMKARIQAGGQIEALIVSAPEPVRQLVRGLAGKKRIRACAALRPGTVSDPATATKVALRSLARRWLALQAEIDDLDSHLTALVTATAPDLVALPGIGVDTAGQLLVTAGDNPHRLHSEAAFARLCGVAPIPASSGRTDRHRLHRGGDREANRALWRITLVRMRCHQPTKDYVTRRTAEGKTKTEIMRCLKRYIAREAFTHLAPLPNTAGTMTRCDH; translated from the coding sequence GTGAGCGAGGACCAGCACGTGACCGTCGGGGTCGACACGCACAAGGACGTACACGTCGCGGCGGTGTTGGACCAGACCGGCCGGATGTTGGCCAACAGCAGCTTTCCGACGACGACACGCGGCTACGCGCAGCTCGCCGCATGGGCTGAGTCCTTCGGCACGGTTGCCAAGGTCGGCCTGGAAGGCAGCGGCAGCTACGGCGCCGGGTTGCTGCGGTTCCTGACCGACTACGGCCTGACCGTGATCGAGGTCGACCGCCCGGACCGCTCCACCCGCCGCCGAGTCGGCAAGACCGACACCATCGACGCCGAGTCCGCCGCCAGGGCGGTTATCTCCGGCCGCGCCAGCGGCACCCCGAAGACCCGTCACGCCCAGGTCGAGATGATCCGGGCTCTGCGCGTCGCCCGCCGCGGAGCGATGAAGGCTCGGATTCAGGCCGGAGGCCAGATCGAAGCTCTCATCGTCTCGGCCCCCGAACCCGTGAGACAACTGGTACGCGGGCTGGCCGGCAAGAAACGCATCCGCGCCTGCGCCGCTCTCAGACCCGGCACGGTGTCCGATCCGGCGACCGCCACCAAAGTCGCGCTGCGCAGCCTCGCCCGACGCTGGCTCGCCCTTCAGGCCGAGATCGACGACCTCGACAGCCACCTGACCGCCCTCGTCACCGCCACCGCCCCGGACCTGGTCGCACTACCTGGCATCGGCGTCGACACCGCCGGCCAACTCCTCGTCACCGCCGGCGACAACCCGCACCGCCTGCACTCCGAAGCGGCTTTCGCCCGGCTCTGCGGCGTCGCCCCCATCCCAGCCAGCTCCGGACGGACCGACCGCCACCGCCTACACCGTGGCGGCGACCGCGAAGCCAACCGCGCCCTCTGGCGCATCACCCTCGTCCGCATGCGCTGCCACCAGCCCACCAAGGACTACGTCACCCGCCGAACCGCAGAGGGCAAGACCAAGACCGAGATCATGCGAT